The genome window AACGCCCGCGCCAGGGCCAGCCGCCGCAGCTCGCCCCCGGACAGCCCCGCGCCCCGATCGCCCAGCAAGGTTTCAAGCCCCTGGGGCAGCCGTCGGATGAAAGGCGTTGCCGCCGCCCCATCAAGGGCGGCACGGATATCGTCATCGGAGGCATCCGGCCGGCCGAGCAGAAGGTTCTCCCGAATGGTCGCCCTGAAGAAAAAGGGACGTTGGGGCACCCAGGCGATAGTCGACCGCCAGGCGTCCGGTTGTACGAGTCCCAGGTCGACCCCGTTGACAGTGATCCTCCCCTGCTCCGGCCTGGCCAGCCCCACCAGAAGCCGGACCAGCGTGGTCTTGCCCGCGCCGCTCCCTCCCGCAAGCGCCGTGATGCTGCCGGCCGGCAATTCCAGGTCGATCCCTTCGACCCCGCCCCGTTCGCCGCCATAGCGGAAGCCGACCCCTTCGAACCGGACGGCCGGCGCTCCCGGCGGGACGGGCAGCCCGTCCATCCCGCCATGGGGCAGGGGAAGGGACATGAGGGGGGCGAGCCGCTCGGCCGCGGCCACCCCCTGCATTCGGGCATGGTAGGAGAGCCCCAGCGTCCGGAGCGGCAGGTAGAACTCCGGCGCCAGGAGCAGCACGAAGAGGCCATCGGCGAGCCCCAAGTTGCCGGCCAGGAGCCGGAACCCCACCACCACGGCCACCACGGCCGTGCCGACGGTGGCGAAAAACTCCAGGGTAAAGGCCGAGAGAAAGGCGATCCTGAGCACCGCCATGGTCGCTTGGCGATACTCCTCGGAAACCCGCGCCACGGCCTCGGCCTCGCGCTTGACCGCGCCGAACAGTTTCAGGTCCGGCAGCCCCTGCACCAGGTCGAGGAGGTGTCCGGCCAGCAGGGAAAGCCGGCCCCACTGGCGCCGGTTGAGGCTTTCGGAGCCCCGGCCGATGAGTACCATGAACAGGGGAATGAATGGGGCGGAGAAGAGGAGGACGAGGCCGGCGCGCCACTCGGCCGGGACCACGACGAACAGGACCGCCGTCGGCAGGAGCGCCGCCAGGGCCAGGTGGGGCAGAAAGCGGGCCACGTAGGGTTCGAGCCCTTCCACGCCCGCCGTCACCGCTTCCACCAGAGGGCCGGTCTCCTCCCCTGCCCTGCCGGCCGGTCCCAGGGCCAGGAGCCGCCGGTAGAGAGCGCTGCGCACCCGTTCCTTGAGGCGCGCCGCAGCCGCGGCGGAACGCCGTTCGGACACAAGGGCCAGCACGCCCCGCGCCAGGGCCACGGCGGCAACGGCAGCCGCAAGGGGAAGTACCGACTCTCCTCCGGCGCCCTCGATAACCACCCGATGGCAGGCCGACGCCAGAAGCCAGGCCTGGAGGATGACCAGCAGCCCGGCCACGAAGGCACAACCTATCGCGACCAGGAGAGGATCCCGCACCTGCCGGGCCTCGCCCATGAGCCACTGCTCGGGTCGTTGCCCGGTATGCTCAGGCGTGTCGTTACTCATGAAGGGATGAATCTCAGGCAACGGTCCCGACAATGACGCCGGCACCGTTGGGGAGATCCAGGGGAAGACGCCGCAGGTCACGCACGCCGCTGCCGCCATCATGGCCGTCAGCTCACCTTCGGCATAGGACTGTCCCCGCGCTGTCCCCACCAGCATGTTCAGGGAAAAGAGGGCCGGGAAGAGCGGCCCGTCCTTGGCATCGTTCAGAATAAACTCCTGGACCATGATGATGCCTCCGGGCTCGAGGGCCGCCACCGCCTTTCCAAGGATGACCGCGCACCCTTCGGGCCCCTCGGAGTGAAGAATCTGGGAGAGCCAGGCCACGTCGTACCTCCCCGGAATGTGCCCGGAGAGGAAATCCCCCTCCTCGAAGGAAACCCGGTCTGCCAGGCCGAAGCGGGCAATGGTCCGCTCGGCAAAGGGACGGGTGGTGGGAAGGTCGTAGACCACGGC of Geobacter anodireducens contains these proteins:
- a CDS encoding thiol reductant ABC exporter subunit CydD yields the protein MSNDTPEHTGQRPEQWLMGEARQVRDPLLVAIGCAFVAGLLVILQAWLLASACHRVVIEGAGGESVLPLAAAVAAVALARGVLALVSERRSAAAAARLKERVRSALYRRLLALGPAGRAGEETGPLVEAVTAGVEGLEPYVARFLPHLALAALLPTAVLFVVVPAEWRAGLVLLFSAPFIPLFMVLIGRGSESLNRRQWGRLSLLAGHLLDLVQGLPDLKLFGAVKREAEAVARVSEEYRQATMAVLRIAFLSAFTLEFFATVGTAVVAVVVGFRLLAGNLGLADGLFVLLLAPEFYLPLRTLGLSYHARMQGVAAAERLAPLMSLPLPHGGMDGLPVPPGAPAVRFEGVGFRYGGERGGVEGIDLELPAGSITALAGGSGAGKTTLVRLLVGLARPEQGRITVNGVDLGLVQPDAWRSTIAWVPQRPFFFRATIRENLLLGRPDASDDDIRAALDGAAATPFIRRLPQGLETLLGDRGAGLSGGELRRLALARAFVRRATLVVLDEPTAGLDPENERLVGDALDRIAAGRTVLVISHREETIRRAGRVAVLAGGTIERVMEPEAFLAQEGPA